From a single Kitasatospora sp. NBC_00458 genomic region:
- a CDS encoding HTTM domain-containing protein, which yields MSGSAPAGAGERLLDGIPRQPGTPPAAAPGPRRTGPAELAARAFAVFTGRVLGRYQAATVRIGFGLVWLVYLLREWPNRRLLYGDTSPWSMGLAERLLADNGALTVLPWFGGRPWFELVYHLAVLAALAVVLGWRTRAATVLFLVTVLSLQNRNVFLGDGGDNVVHLMAVYLVFTRCAEVWSLDARREGPGRTGVPLWTLLGALLLVCQLGGFSGDSLAWTTAAFPYVGWGPVFWALWAVAGLWWLAGRLAPDGETRAVLDALATMVHNCAMLVIAAEVVLIYATAGWYKVQGSRWQDGTALYYPLHLDYFTPWPGLSGLVGSMLLPVFLITYGTVLLQVAFPFTLVSRRVKNALLVVMMAEHLGIAVLLGLPVFSLAMIAADAVFLPTAALLWVGERVGRPVRRVGRAGRVPGGERGTTPLS from the coding sequence GTGAGCGGGTCCGCGCCGGCCGGGGCCGGGGAGCGGCTGCTCGACGGGATCCCCCGGCAGCCCGGGACGCCGCCCGCGGCCGCGCCGGGGCCGCGCCGGACCGGTCCGGCGGAGCTCGCCGCCCGGGCGTTCGCGGTGTTCACCGGACGGGTGCTCGGGCGGTACCAGGCGGCGACGGTGCGGATCGGCTTCGGGCTGGTCTGGCTGGTGTACCTGCTCCGGGAGTGGCCCAACCGGCGGCTGCTGTACGGCGACACCTCGCCCTGGTCGATGGGGCTGGCGGAGCGGCTGCTGGCCGACAACGGGGCGCTGACCGTGCTGCCCTGGTTCGGCGGGCGGCCCTGGTTCGAGCTGGTCTACCACCTGGCGGTGCTGGCCGCGCTGGCGGTGGTGCTCGGCTGGCGGACCAGGGCGGCCACGGTGCTGTTCCTGGTGACGGTGCTCTCGCTGCAGAACCGCAACGTCTTCCTCGGTGACGGCGGCGACAACGTCGTCCACCTGATGGCGGTCTACCTGGTCTTCACCCGGTGCGCGGAGGTCTGGTCGCTGGACGCCCGGCGGGAGGGGCCCGGGCGGACCGGGGTGCCACTCTGGACGCTGCTCGGCGCGCTGCTGCTGGTCTGCCAGCTGGGCGGTTTCTCCGGTGACAGCCTGGCCTGGACGACCGCGGCGTTCCCGTACGTCGGATGGGGGCCGGTGTTCTGGGCGCTCTGGGCGGTGGCCGGGCTCTGGTGGCTGGCCGGCCGGCTGGCGCCGGACGGTGAGACGCGCGCGGTGCTGGACGCGCTGGCGACCATGGTGCACAACTGCGCGATGCTGGTGATCGCCGCCGAGGTGGTGCTGATCTACGCCACGGCGGGCTGGTACAAGGTGCAGGGTTCGCGCTGGCAGGACGGCACCGCGCTCTACTACCCGCTCCACCTGGACTACTTCACGCCGTGGCCGGGGCTGTCCGGGCTGGTCGGCTCGATGCTGCTGCCGGTCTTCCTGATCACCTACGGGACGGTGCTGCTGCAGGTGGCGTTCCCGTTCACGCTGGTCAGCCGACGGGTCAAGAACGCCCTGCTGGTGGTGATGATGGCCGAGCACCTGGGGATCGCGGTGCTGCTCGGGCTGCCGGTGTTCTCGCTGGCGATGATCGCGGCGGACGCGGTCTTCCTGCCGACGGCGGCGCTGCTCTGGGTGGGGGAACGGGTGGGCCGGCCGGTCCGCCGGGTGGGCCGGGCGGGCCGGGTCCCTGGCGGGGAGCGGGGCACCACTCCCCTAAGCTGA
- a CDS encoding SpoIIE family protein phosphatase: MVDEPNSTSRPAGTGTEPGTAPGDQPSGVVALVRLALVLVDRTGRVAQWNRAAEELFGHRAEVVHDRPAAGLLPAAEPRSVPAPAGSGAPAVRRRDAFDTLAELTSAGAAWAGQLPVVDREERLRDVLWWAYPVDGPAGGLLALAADARPLRSAGPRLALGERLLPFAAAPGARGGFHRLSAALTAPGRPVPEPFAALLPGSSERRAALLDALSRGGLPALRPDPTSVLPVRPADPAAGTAHAAAGIGRRYPTAQQRATRLGPPPQPEQSTRGRRPAGPLPGQREAAATAAGAPAGPAQAGTAQAGTAQTTAVPATGTTVPAPPRGGTAIEQSTVESTAHGRRLHPGEPAAPPAAPTPVPSAGPAPAAPAGRFGPFLTNGHAGEQLALLNEVGGKVGTTLDLGFTAHELCQVLVPRVADFACVDLVDGLISDSELPAARPDDDTMLRRVALACNESVGQWDHVLAEGSLVAMPRRTPPGMALQLNQPVLVPVVTRDVAVDYAAALGGPRLASVVSGRSMLVVPLSARGTVLGILKLLRLPDRDPFDEGDAATLKELAARAALSLDNARLHRAESRVATTLQRSMIPTRPPQIPGVQIAHRYLPGDSRAEVGGDWFDAIQLPGSRVALVVGDVMGHGLHSAAAMGRFRTAMQTLAALDLPPGQLLRHLDNLAHKLGDDHLATCLYAVYDPINRTCELASAGHVPPVLVHPDGTGELLEIPAGAPIGVGGVPFVAKTIDVSDGSMLVLCTDGLVEVRGGDIGAGLAALCGNLIDPRQSPEQACDVVLDRLHSDDRKDDVALLVARFDGVAPTEVATWDLTVDDREVRRARALVREQLAGWHLEALSDTTELLVSELVTNAVRVARDRVQLQLIRVDKLLVEVSDDNHNLPSLEPAEQLGETGRGLTLVTKLAERWGTARKAVGKVVWFELPLPPSF; this comes from the coding sequence ATGGTGGACGAGCCCAACTCCACATCGCGTCCGGCGGGCACCGGAACGGAGCCCGGCACCGCACCGGGTGACCAGCCGTCAGGCGTGGTCGCCCTGGTCCGGCTCGCCCTCGTGCTGGTCGACCGGACCGGCCGGGTCGCCCAGTGGAACCGGGCCGCCGAAGAGCTCTTCGGACACCGCGCGGAGGTCGTCCACGACCGTCCGGCCGCCGGCCTGCTGCCCGCCGCCGAACCCCGCAGCGTCCCCGCTCCGGCCGGGTCCGGCGCCCCCGCGGTCCGCCGCCGGGACGCCTTCGACACCCTCGCCGAGCTCACCTCCGCCGGAGCCGCCTGGGCCGGACAGCTGCCCGTGGTCGACCGCGAGGAGCGGCTCCGCGACGTGCTCTGGTGGGCCTACCCGGTCGACGGACCGGCCGGCGGACTGCTGGCCCTCGCCGCCGACGCCCGCCCGCTGCGCTCGGCGGGCCCGCGGCTGGCGCTCGGTGAGCGGCTGCTGCCGTTCGCCGCCGCCCCCGGCGCCCGCGGCGGGTTCCACCGGCTCTCCGCCGCGCTGACCGCCCCCGGCCGGCCGGTCCCCGAACCGTTCGCCGCGCTGCTGCCCGGATCGTCCGAGCGGCGCGCGGCGCTGCTGGACGCGCTGTCCCGGGGCGGCCTGCCGGCCCTGCGGCCCGACCCGACCAGCGTGCTGCCGGTCCGTCCCGCCGACCCGGCGGCCGGCACCGCGCACGCCGCCGCCGGGATCGGACGGCGCTACCCGACCGCCCAGCAGCGGGCCACCCGGCTCGGCCCGCCGCCGCAGCCCGAACAGTCCACCCGGGGCCGCCGCCCGGCCGGCCCGCTGCCCGGCCAGCGCGAGGCCGCCGCCACGGCCGCCGGCGCACCGGCCGGCCCGGCCCAGGCCGGCACCGCACAGGCCGGCACCGCACAGACCACCGCCGTGCCGGCCACCGGCACCACCGTCCCGGCACCGCCGAGAGGAGGCACCGCCATCGAGCAGAGCACCGTCGAGTCGACCGCCCACGGACGCCGGCTCCACCCGGGCGAGCCCGCCGCACCGCCCGCCGCACCCACCCCGGTCCCCTCCGCCGGCCCGGCCCCCGCGGCCCCGGCCGGCCGGTTCGGCCCGTTCCTCACCAACGGCCACGCGGGCGAGCAGCTGGCCCTGCTCAACGAGGTCGGCGGCAAGGTCGGCACCACCCTCGACCTCGGCTTCACCGCCCACGAGCTCTGCCAGGTGCTCGTCCCCCGGGTCGCCGACTTCGCCTGCGTCGACCTGGTCGACGGGCTGATCTCCGACTCCGAACTGCCCGCGGCCCGTCCGGACGACGACACGATGCTCCGCAGGGTCGCGCTGGCCTGCAACGAGTCGGTCGGCCAGTGGGACCACGTGCTCGCCGAGGGCTCACTGGTCGCCATGCCCCGCCGCACCCCGCCCGGCATGGCCCTCCAGCTCAACCAGCCGGTGCTGGTCCCGGTGGTCACCCGGGACGTCGCGGTCGACTACGCCGCCGCGCTCGGCGGCCCCAGGCTCGCCTCGGTGGTCTCCGGCCGCTCCATGCTGGTGGTCCCGCTCTCCGCCCGCGGCACCGTGCTCGGCATCCTCAAGCTGCTCCGGCTGCCCGACCGCGACCCCTTCGACGAGGGGGACGCCGCCACCCTCAAGGAGCTGGCCGCCCGGGCCGCGCTCTCCCTCGACAACGCCCGGCTGCACCGCGCCGAGTCCCGGGTCGCCACCACCCTCCAACGCTCGATGATCCCGACCCGGCCACCGCAGATCCCCGGTGTCCAGATCGCCCACCGCTACCTGCCCGGCGACTCCCGGGCCGAGGTCGGCGGCGACTGGTTCGACGCGATCCAGCTGCCCGGCAGCCGGGTCGCCCTGGTGGTCGGCGACGTGATGGGCCACGGCCTGCACTCGGCCGCCGCGATGGGCCGCTTCCGCACCGCGATGCAGACCCTGGCCGCCCTCGACCTGCCGCCCGGCCAGCTGCTGCGGCACCTGGACAACCTCGCCCACAAGCTCGGCGACGACCACCTCGCCACCTGCCTGTACGCGGTCTACGACCCGATCAACCGGACCTGCGAGCTGGCCAGCGCCGGCCACGTCCCGCCCGTCCTGGTGCACCCGGACGGCACCGGCGAGCTGCTGGAGATCCCGGCCGGCGCCCCGATCGGGGTCGGCGGCGTGCCCTTCGTCGCCAAGACCATCGACGTCTCGGACGGCTCCATGCTGGTGCTCTGCACCGACGGCCTGGTCGAGGTCAGGGGCGGCGACATAGGGGCCGGGCTGGCCGCGCTCTGCGGCAACCTGATCGACCCCCGGCAGAGCCCCGAACAGGCCTGCGACGTGGTGCTGGACCGACTGCACTCGGACGACCGCAAGGACGACGTCGCCCTGCTGGTCGCCCGCTTCGACGGGGTGGCCCCGACCGAGGTCGCCACCTGGGACCTCACCGTCGACGACCGCGAGGTCCGCCGGGCCCGCGCCCTGGTCCGCGAGCAGCTGGCCGGCTGGCACCTGGAGGCGCTCAGCGACACCACCGAGCTGCTGGTCAGCGAACTGGTGACGAACGCCGTCCGGGTCGCCCGGGACCGCGTCCAGCTCCAGCTGATCCGGGTGGACAAGCTGCTGGTCGAGGTCAGCGACGACAACCACAACCTGCCGTCGCTGGAGCCCGCCGAACAGCTCGGCGAGACCGGCCGCGGCCTGACCCTGGTCACCAAGCTCGCCGAACGCTGGGGCACCGCCCGCAAGGCGGTCGGCAAGGTCGTCTGGTTCGAGCTCCCGCTGCCGCCGTCCTTCTGA
- a CDS encoding phosphatidylglycerol lysyltransferase domain-containing protein, with the protein MSSTVKPEPSTSASGSRPGPLERWRPRAAAATVWYLRLLALLNLVTVLLVPFRDQVETHNEGEYFTPYLMTAGLSSAVLSVFLAIAMRRRKRAAWIFNTALAGLFALLYLAAMALPGEGFDEHPLNYVSTVLTCLFVLALLVGRKEFTSKGDRSNPKTAAATFVAGLGFGGVVGAALVALTNDLDGAGFWDMFRYSVGRMVTVTPSEHLRSVIDAPTWVNAVINAMGALLFLLVLYVAFRSPRDKELLTAEDEERLRGLLDRQGDRDSLGYFALRRDKAVVFSPSGKAAVTYRVVGGVSLASGDPIGDPEAWPGAIDAWLSEAREHAWAPAVMGASEEAGVIYARHGLDALELGDEAIVELDEFSLDGRAMRVVRQAYNRVKRAGYTVRIRRHEEIPESEMAELVAKADQWRDGATERGFSMALGRLGDPGDGRCVMLECHDGDGELKALLSFVPWGADGLSLDLMRRARDTENGLMEFMVIELLQRAREVNLARVSLNFAMFRSVFERGSKLGAGPVLRLWRSVLGFFSRWWQIESLYRANAKYRPIWEPRYLLFEKSSEIPRIGIASARAEGFITAPSLPALFRRRHVGTAVAEPREPVAARDGKG; encoded by the coding sequence GTGTCGTCCACTGTGAAACCGGAGCCGTCCACGTCCGCCTCCGGGTCCCGGCCCGGTCCGCTGGAGCGCTGGCGCCCGCGGGCCGCCGCGGCGACGGTCTGGTACCTGCGCCTGCTGGCCCTGCTGAACCTGGTCACCGTACTGCTGGTGCCGTTCCGGGACCAGGTCGAGACGCACAACGAGGGCGAGTACTTCACTCCGTACCTGATGACGGCCGGCCTGAGCAGCGCGGTGCTGTCGGTCTTCCTGGCGATCGCGATGCGGCGGCGCAAGCGGGCCGCGTGGATCTTCAACACCGCGCTCGCCGGACTGTTCGCGCTGCTCTACCTGGCCGCCATGGCACTGCCCGGCGAGGGGTTCGACGAGCACCCGCTGAACTACGTCTCCACCGTCCTGACCTGCCTGTTCGTGCTGGCGCTGCTGGTCGGCCGGAAGGAGTTCACCTCCAAGGGCGACCGCTCCAACCCGAAGACGGCGGCGGCCACCTTCGTGGCCGGCCTGGGCTTCGGCGGGGTGGTCGGCGCGGCGCTGGTCGCCCTGACCAACGACCTCGACGGCGCCGGCTTCTGGGACATGTTCCGGTACTCGGTCGGCCGGATGGTCACCGTCACGCCGTCCGAGCACCTGCGCTCCGTGATCGACGCCCCGACCTGGGTGAACGCGGTCATCAACGCGATGGGCGCGCTGCTCTTCCTGCTGGTGCTCTACGTCGCCTTCCGCAGCCCGCGGGACAAGGAGCTGCTGACGGCGGAGGACGAGGAGCGGCTGCGGGGGCTGCTGGACCGGCAGGGCGACCGGGACTCGCTGGGCTACTTCGCGCTGCGCCGCGACAAGGCGGTGGTGTTCTCGCCCAGCGGCAAGGCGGCGGTCACCTACCGGGTGGTCGGCGGGGTCTCGCTGGCCTCCGGCGACCCGATCGGCGACCCCGAGGCCTGGCCGGGGGCGATCGACGCCTGGCTGTCCGAGGCCCGTGAGCACGCCTGGGCCCCCGCCGTGATGGGGGCCTCCGAGGAGGCCGGGGTGATCTACGCCCGGCACGGGCTGGACGCGCTGGAGCTGGGCGACGAGGCGATCGTCGAGCTGGACGAGTTCTCGCTGGACGGCCGCGCGATGCGGGTGGTGCGGCAGGCGTACAACCGGGTCAAGCGGGCCGGGTACACCGTCCGGATCCGGCGGCACGAGGAGATCCCCGAGTCCGAGATGGCCGAGCTGGTCGCCAAGGCCGACCAGTGGCGGGACGGCGCGACCGAGCGCGGCTTCTCGATGGCGCTGGGCCGGCTGGGGGACCCGGGCGACGGCCGCTGCGTGATGCTGGAGTGCCACGACGGCGACGGTGAGCTGAAGGCGCTGCTGAGCTTCGTGCCGTGGGGTGCGGACGGGCTCTCGCTGGACCTCATGCGCCGGGCCCGGGACACCGAGAACGGCCTGATGGAGTTCATGGTGATCGAACTCCTGCAGCGTGCCCGAGAGGTGAACCTGGCCCGGGTCTCGCTGAACTTCGCGATGTTCCGCTCGGTTTTCGAGCGGGGATCCAAGCTCGGCGCCGGTCCGGTGCTGCGGCTCTGGCGCTCCGTTCTGGGCTTCTTCTCGCGCTGGTGGCAGATCGAATCCCTGTACCGGGCCAACGCCAAGTACCGGCCGATCTGGGAGCCGCGTTATCTGCTGTTCGAGAAGAGCAGCGAGATTCCGCGGATCGGCATCGCCAGTGCCCGGGCCGAGGGCTTCATCACCGCGCCGAGTCTGCCCGCCCTGTTCCGTCGCCGGCACGTGGGGACCGCCGTCGCGGAGCCCCGGGAGCCGGTGGCGGCGCGGGACGGGAAGGGGTAG
- a CDS encoding rhodanese-like domain-containing protein has translation MTAQSPVRWTDPEQQELEERVAASELAWLTMDVDVQTLRVEIDNFALIHHQLLGPLYTRLDELDALVAEAVAALTGHPDDLRTAAEARRRVDELPDLDALFDIVREQEDAPPPPAAPARVRPGRDAQRVYRDLVRRAHPDLSTDPAEQERRAAFLVRVNEAYAYGDTGALETLAAEWSTAPEAAPALDSPDRLGWLRRRLEWLTGRIGELAAEQVRLERTAMGELLALAPQDPDRLLEELAEQLLAKAAAQQAELERLIGGAPPVGDNDGADSEAQENQTMFAQIPTIDAAAVPADAALLDVREQDEWEAGHVDGALHIPIGEVVARIGELPDAKLYVLCRVGGRSAQVVQYLVQNGRDAVNVDGGMYAWDGAGRPMVSSGGQQAFVL, from the coding sequence ATGACCGCGCAGAGCCCCGTCCGCTGGACGGATCCGGAGCAGCAGGAGCTGGAGGAGCGGGTCGCCGCCTCGGAGCTCGCCTGGCTCACCATGGACGTCGACGTGCAGACCCTGCGGGTCGAGATCGACAACTTCGCGCTGATCCACCACCAGCTGCTCGGCCCGCTGTACACCCGGCTGGACGAGCTGGACGCCCTGGTCGCCGAGGCCGTGGCGGCCCTCACCGGGCACCCGGACGACCTCAGGACGGCCGCCGAAGCGCGCCGCCGGGTGGACGAACTCCCCGACCTGGACGCACTGTTCGACATCGTCCGGGAGCAGGAGGACGCCCCGCCGCCGCCCGCCGCCCCCGCCCGGGTGCGGCCCGGCCGGGACGCCCAGCGGGTCTACCGGGACCTGGTCCGCAGGGCCCACCCGGACCTCTCCACCGACCCGGCCGAGCAGGAGCGCCGGGCCGCCTTCCTGGTCCGGGTCAACGAGGCCTACGCGTACGGCGACACCGGTGCGCTGGAGACGCTGGCCGCCGAGTGGTCCACCGCCCCCGAGGCGGCGCCGGCCCTCGACTCCCCCGACCGGCTCGGCTGGCTGCGGCGCAGGCTGGAGTGGCTCACCGGCCGGATCGGCGAGCTCGCCGCCGAGCAGGTCAGGCTGGAGCGGACCGCGATGGGCGAGCTGCTGGCGCTCGCCCCGCAGGACCCGGACCGGCTGCTGGAGGAACTGGCCGAGCAGCTGCTGGCGAAGGCGGCCGCCCAGCAGGCCGAGCTGGAGCGGCTGATCGGCGGTGCGCCCCCGGTGGGGGACAATGACGGTGCCGATTCCGAAGCCCAGGAGAACCAGACGATGTTCGCGCAGATCCCCACCATCGACGCCGCCGCCGTGCCCGCCGACGCCGCCCTGCTGGACGTCCGTGAGCAGGACGAGTGGGAGGCCGGGCACGTGGACGGCGCGCTGCACATCCCGATCGGCGAGGTGGTGGCGCGGATCGGCGAGCTGCCGGACGCGAAGCTGTACGTGCTCTGCCGGGTCGGCGGGCGCTCCGCGCAGGTCGTCCAGTACCTGGTGCAGAACGGCCGGGACGCGGTCAACGTCGACGGCGGCATGTACGCGTGGGACGGCGCGGGCCGTCCGATGGTGAGCAGCGGCGGGCAGCAGGCCTTCGTCCTGTAG
- a CDS encoding sensor histidine kinase, with translation MSDPSPGRRLPDRFTAPWLMLLLPALYSLVDAALVARGAPLWQTLLSVLAAVALLWRRRFPVTVLLLVMPGSYLDDIWLAPITAVYTVAAERPSPRVVVPCATLFTLVEFFHWPVYEQTFELSRDTALYAIQCVMLAAGPAATGLLSRTRRELAGRLDELTRGQERESRLLAERVLSDERGRLAREMHDVVSHQVSLISIQAGALQVSTPDPAAVTTARTIRELSVRTLEELRQMVGVLRAGGPRIDTPLAPQPRLADLPRLIEESGLAADAELAPGDRPWPEAVERAAYRTVQEALTNITKYAPDAAVHVRVRARGRRLRVEVRNDAPPVRPAQTLPGGGHGLVGLRERAQLLGGSLAAGPTTDGGFEVRADLPASRN, from the coding sequence ATGAGCGACCCCTCTCCCGGCAGACGGCTCCCGGACCGGTTCACCGCCCCCTGGCTGATGCTGCTGCTGCCGGCGCTCTACTCCCTCGTCGACGCCGCCCTGGTCGCCCGGGGCGCCCCCCTGTGGCAGACCCTGCTCTCGGTGCTGGCCGCCGTCGCCCTCCTCTGGCGGCGGCGCTTCCCGGTCACCGTCCTGCTGCTGGTCATGCCGGGCAGCTACCTCGACGACATCTGGCTCGCCCCGATCACGGCCGTCTACACGGTGGCGGCCGAGCGCCCCAGCCCCCGGGTGGTGGTGCCCTGCGCCACCCTGTTCACCCTGGTCGAGTTCTTCCACTGGCCGGTGTACGAGCAGACCTTCGAGCTCAGCCGGGACACCGCCCTCTACGCGATCCAGTGCGTGATGCTGGCGGCCGGACCGGCCGCCACCGGCCTGCTCTCCCGGACCAGGCGCGAGCTGGCGGGCCGACTGGACGAGCTGACCCGGGGCCAGGAGCGGGAGAGCCGGCTGCTCGCCGAGCGGGTGCTGAGCGACGAGCGGGGCCGGCTGGCCCGGGAGATGCACGACGTGGTCTCGCACCAGGTCAGCCTGATCAGCATCCAGGCCGGCGCGCTCCAGGTCTCCACCCCCGACCCGGCCGCGGTGACCACCGCCCGCACCATCCGCGAGCTCTCCGTCCGCACCCTGGAGGAGCTGCGGCAGATGGTCGGGGTGCTGCGGGCCGGCGGACCGCGGATCGACACCCCGCTGGCCCCGCAGCCCCGGCTGGCCGACCTGCCCCGGCTGATCGAGGAGAGCGGGCTGGCCGCCGACGCCGAGCTGGCCCCCGGCGACCGCCCCTGGCCGGAGGCGGTCGAGCGGGCCGCGTACCGAACCGTCCAGGAGGCGCTCACCAACATCACCAAGTACGCGCCGGACGCCGCGGTGCACGTGCGGGTCAGGGCCCGGGGCCGCAGGCTGCGGGTGGAGGTCCGCAACGACGCCCCGCCGGTCCGGCCCGCCCAGACCCTGCCGGGCGGCGGCCACGGCCTGGTCGGCCTGCGCGAGCGCGCCCAGCTGCTCGGCGGCTCGCTCGCCGCCGGCCCCACCACGGACGGCGGCTTCGAGGTCCGCGCCGACCTCCCGGCCAGCCGGAACTGA
- a CDS encoding response regulator transcription factor, producing MVDDEILVRSGLGLIVGSAPDLEVVGDCSGGQAEEYVHRLRPHVVLLDIRMPDLDGISVLRRLRALPDPPAVAMLTTFDTDEYIGTALRAGASGFLLKDTAPDQLVHAVRVLAAGGNILSPTVTRTVIGGYVDGGGPDAEAATLARTLTSRELDVLALLGEGLSNAEIADRLFLGTGTVKDHISAILGKLSASNRVQAAVIAHRAGLVRPRPSNGA from the coding sequence ATCGTGGACGACGAGATCCTGGTCAGGTCCGGCCTCGGCCTGATCGTCGGATCCGCCCCCGACCTGGAGGTGGTCGGCGACTGCTCCGGCGGACAGGCCGAGGAGTACGTCCACCGGCTGCGCCCGCACGTGGTGCTGCTCGACATCCGGATGCCCGACCTGGACGGCATCTCGGTGCTCCGCCGGCTGCGGGCGCTGCCCGACCCGCCGGCCGTGGCGATGCTCACCACCTTCGACACCGACGAGTACATCGGCACCGCGCTGCGGGCCGGCGCGTCCGGGTTCCTGCTCAAGGACACCGCCCCGGACCAGCTGGTGCACGCCGTCCGGGTGCTCGCGGCCGGCGGCAACATCCTCTCGCCGACCGTGACCCGGACGGTGATCGGCGGCTACGTCGACGGCGGCGGCCCGGACGCCGAGGCGGCGACCCTGGCCCGCACCCTGACCAGCCGGGAGCTGGACGTGCTGGCCCTGCTCGGCGAGGGCCTGTCCAACGCCGAGATCGCCGACCGGCTCTTCCTCGGGACCGGCACCGTGAAGGACCACATCAGCGCGATCCTCGGCAAGCTCAGCGCCTCCAACCGGGTCCAGGCCGCGGTGATCGCCCACCGGGCCGGCCTGGTCCGGCCCAGGCCGAGCAACGGGGCATGA
- a CDS encoding DUF5819 family protein produces MAESAESTESAAGTEGAVGTEGAERTDPPPDRRAWSAPARTVLGVAAVVLTASTGLFLGAVFLHVAPANSVSREYRDQVDGLIYPEFEQNWKLFAPNPLQQNVTVDARVRTATDDGGVRTHDWVGLTARDLAAIRGNPAPSHADQNMLRRAWDFYDGSHSAQDESLVNPRGSLAEEYLKRIALQRVGRSVDGRTVLEVALRVTTTTVPPPEWSEEAAPPAPKVRELPWWPVADEDLRGLG; encoded by the coding sequence ATGGCCGAGAGCGCCGAGAGCACCGAGAGCGCTGCGGGCACCGAGGGTGCCGTGGGCACCGAGGGTGCCGAGCGTACGGACCCGCCGCCCGACCGCCGGGCCTGGTCGGCGCCCGCGCGGACCGTCCTCGGGGTGGCCGCCGTGGTGCTGACCGCCTCCACCGGGCTCTTCCTGGGCGCGGTCTTCCTGCACGTGGCGCCCGCCAACTCGGTCTCCCGCGAGTACCGGGACCAGGTCGACGGGCTGATCTACCCGGAGTTCGAGCAGAACTGGAAGCTGTTCGCGCCGAACCCGCTCCAGCAGAACGTCACGGTGGACGCCCGGGTGCGGACGGCCACGGACGACGGCGGCGTCCGGACCCACGACTGGGTCGGACTGACCGCCCGGGACCTCGCCGCGATACGGGGCAACCCGGCGCCCAGCCACGCCGACCAGAACATGCTCCGCCGGGCCTGGGACTTCTACGACGGCTCGCACAGCGCCCAGGACGAGTCGCTCGTCAATCCGCGCGGCAGCCTCGCCGAGGAGTACCTGAAGCGGATCGCGCTGCAGCGGGTGGGCCGGAGCGTGGACGGACGGACGGTGCTGGAGGTCGCCCTGCGGGTGACCACGACGACCGTCCCGCCGCCGGAGTGGAGCGAGGAGGCGGCGCCGCCCGCGCCCAAGGTCCGGGAGCTGCCCTGGTGGCCGGTGGCCGACGAGGACCTCCGGGGGCTCGGGTGA